The Deltaproteobacteria bacterium genome includes the window CATGGAACGAAAAGTATTATCCGCAATGACTGAGCTTGGATTTACCAAAAGTGAATCCAAAGTTTACACTGCGCTGCTGAAGAAACAGCCCGCCACCGGCTATGAGTTGGCCGCGAGTTCCGGAGTGCCCCGCTCGGCTATTTATAATATTCTTAAAAAGCTAGAAGGCGGCGGACTGATCAATGCCATCCAAGATAAACCTGCCCGCTATGTTCCACTGCCACCAGAGCATCTTTGTGAGCTGCTTAAGGGCCGCTTCGACACAACCCTCGAAGATTTAAAGCATTCTCTCGAAAGCTTGGTGGATCCCGTTGAACGGTCGGTTCTGTGGCAGCTGCAAGATTACCGCGCCATCCTCGACCATGCGCGGCAAATCATCAGTCAGGCTAAATCTAAAGTTGTCATCTCGATGTGGAACCAGGAGGCCCAAGCACTTGAGTCCACATTAACTGAAAGCTGGCAACGTGGGGTTCATATCACCACTTTCTCATTCACCGATCTCCCAAAGCTTCCTGGAACTGTTTTAAGCTACGGCATTCCAGAGCCCGAGCTAGAAGAGCACTGGCCCCACAAACTCGTTCTCATCGCAGACGACTCCGTCGTGCTCATCGGACACACCAATCTTGAAGGACCTTGTCACGCCGTGGCTGCTCGCGAAGAGGCCCTCGTAGAAATGGCCCAAAGCAATGTGATCATGGACCTCACCCTTTTTGGTCAGCGGTTTGAGGTGGATACAGAGTCGATGATGAAGGGGTTACTCGAGAAGATGGCGCCACTTGATGAGCTCATCGAACGTGGCAATCCGTTCCACCACATCGCCAAAATTCGTCGCAAGAAAAAGAAGACGAAATAAAGCCACGGCCCTCGGCGAACCCCAACGACGCAAGCACAAAAAGTAAAGTAAATACGGGGAGATCGCTCTGCGTCGCTTGGTAAAACCCAGATCACCTTCTCAAGCCCCAAAGACAACACCTAATTTCGATAAAGTTGAACGATCCTAGGCCCAAAGGCTTTTCCCGACTCGCGCAGCCTGATAGACAGCCCCCATGTTAGATTCTGGAAATGTCACTCTACTCGAACGCGACGGGCGTAAATGGTATCTCATCGGTACCGCACACGTATCCAAAGACAGCGTCATCGAAGTAGGTGAGGTGATTCACGCTGTGAAGCCCGACACGGTATGCGTGGAACTTTGCGAAACCCGCTACAACGCTCTCAAAGACGTGGACCGCTGGAAAAAACTCGATATTTTCAAGGTCATCAAAGAAGGCAAAACTTTGATGTTACTTGCCAATCTTGCCATCGGCGCTTACCAGCGCCGACTCGGTGAAGAACTGGGCGTAGAGCCCGGGGCAGAGCTTATGGCCGGAGCAGAAAAAGCCGATGAAGTGGGCGCCAAGCTCGAGCTGGTGGACCGCGATATCCAAGTCACGCTCAAGCGCACCTGGGCCAATCTTTCCTTCTGGCAAAAAATTAAACTCATGGGTGCCATCTTTGGAAGTCTTTTCGAGACGGAAGACATTGGCGCCGATGAAATTGAGAAACTCAAAGAAAATAGTGAACTCTCAGATATGATGGAAGAGTTTGCTCGCGTGATGCCCGAAGTGCAAAAACCGCTCATTGATGAACGTGACCAATATTTGATGTCGAGCATTGAAGAAGCACCCGGCGATACTGTGGTTGCAATTGTCGGAGCCGGACACGTT containing:
- a CDS encoding TrmB family transcriptional regulator — translated: MERKVLSAMTELGFTKSESKVYTALLKKQPATGYELAASSGVPRSAIYNILKKLEGGGLINAIQDKPARYVPLPPEHLCELLKGRFDTTLEDLKHSLESLVDPVERSVLWQLQDYRAILDHARQIISQAKSKVVISMWNQEAQALESTLTESWQRGVHITTFSFTDLPKLPGTVLSYGIPEPELEEHWPHKLVLIADDSVVLIGHTNLEGPCHAVAAREEALVEMAQSNVIMDLTLFGQRFEVDTESMMKGLLEKMAPLDELIERGNPFHHIAKIRRKKKKTK
- a CDS encoding TraB/GumN family protein translates to MLDSGNVTLLERDGRKWYLIGTAHVSKDSVIEVGEVIHAVKPDTVCVELCETRYNALKDVDRWKKLDIFKVIKEGKTLMLLANLAIGAYQRRLGEELGVEPGAELMAGAEKADEVGAKLELVDRDIQVTLKRTWANLSFWQKIKLMGAIFGSLFETEDIGADEIEKLKENSELSDMMEEFARVMPEVQKPLIDERDQYLMSSIEEAPGDTVVAIVGAGHVPGMKRYFGQTIDRETISVVPPPSRWVKALKWVIPVLILAAFSWGLTGNPDRTMEEILLAWLLPNSIVAAVLTAAAGGKLLSILTAFVGSPITSLNPLVGAGMVVGLVEAWQRKPTVEDCENINQDVQSIKGIYKNPFTRVLLVAVAANIGSSLGAWIGISWVMSLLA